A stretch of Cheilinus undulatus linkage group 20, ASM1832078v1, whole genome shotgun sequence DNA encodes these proteins:
- the LOC121527930 gene encoding gastrula zinc finger protein XlCGF28.1-like, translated as MFSVERFRGFVNQRLTAAAEEILDVFSTAVVEYEAEINRQRRMLDIVWKPHIHLHRIDVPQQHLCKEEEVEQQLCNQGRKSSLDQEEPEPPQVEEEQEGEQLKQEETDTLMLTPTQEESEHREADGQHKLQLLSHNSHVAENQDLKENKQKDSEIAGKSKPRQERDRKPIGERLCSCEVCGKGFKYNCILKQHMRTHTGEKPFSCRTCGKTFCMKSNLNTHIRTHTGAKPYTCDTCGTSFAKKHHLERHVKIHTDEKPHACTMCNKSFRHKVQLTLHTRRHTGEKPFSCTICGKRFCVKANLKHHIYTHTDTKPHTCDTCGTSFTLKCSLKKHLTTHTDEKPHTCTICNKSFTHKAYLAVHMRTHTDTTPYTCDTCGASLTNRYNLNQHLKIHTGEKPHTCTICNKSFRVKYDLTVHMRRHTDEKPYSCSTCGKGFCHKSDLNKHIRTHTGTKPYSCGTCGTSFAWKCTLDKHLRVHAGHQPILP; from the exons ATGTTTTCTGTGGAGAGGTTTCGAGGTTTCGTCAACCAGCGGCTAACGGCTGCAGCTGAGGAAATATTGGACGTTTTTTCAACAGCTGTCGTCGAGTACGAGGCAGAGATCAACCGTCAGCGCAGAATGCTGGACATCGTTTGGAAACCTCACATCCACTTACACAGAATAG ACGTCCCACAGCAACATCtgtgtaaggaggaggaggttgagcagcagctctgtaaCCAGGGGAGAAAGTCCAGTCTGGACCAAGAGGAGCCAGAGCCTCCACAGGttgaagaggagcaggagggagagCAGCTCAAACAGGAGGAGACTGACACGTTGATGCTGACTCCTACTCAGGAGGAAAGTGAGCACAGAGAAGCAGATGGACAACATAAACTCCAGCTCCTTTCTCACAACTCTCATGTTGCTGAGAATCAAGATCTCAAAGAGAACAAGCAGAAAGACTCAGAGATAGCTGGAAAATCAAAACCAagacaagagagagacagaaaacccATAGGTGAGAGGCTGTGTTCATGTGAAGTATGTGGAAAAGGGTTTAAATATAACTGTATATTGAAACAacacatgagaacacacacaggagagaagccTTTCTCCTGCAGGACCTGTGGAAAAACATTCTGTATGAAATCAAATTTGAATACACACATTCGTACTCACACAGGTGCAAAGCCGTACACCTGTGATACCTGTGGGACATCATTCGCAAAGAAACATCATTTGGAAAGGCACGTCAAAATCCATACAGATGAAAAACCACATGCCTGCACAATGTGCAACAAATCTTTCAGACATAAAGTTCAATTGACACTCCACACGAGaagacacacaggtgagaaaccTTTCTCCTGCACTATCTGTGGAAAAAGATTCTGTGTGAAAGCAAATTTGAAACATCACATTTATACTCACACAGATACAAAGCCGCACACCTGTGATACCTGTGGGACATcattcacactgaaatgtagtttaaaaaaacacttaactACCCATACAGATGAAAAACCACATACCTGCACAATTTGCAACAAATCTTTCACACATAAAGCTTATTTGGCAGtccacatgagaacacacacagatacaacGCCTTACACCTGTGATACCTGTGGGGCATCATTAACTAATAGATATAATTTGAACCAGCACCTAAAAatccatacaggtgaaaaaccacataCCTGCACAATTTGCAACAAATCTTTTAGGGTTAAATATGATTTGACAGTTCACATGAGAAGACACACAGATGAGAAGCCATACTCttgcagcacctgtggaaaaGGATTCTGTCATAAATCAGATTTGAATAAGCACATTCGTACTCACACAGGTACAAAGCCTTACTCCTGTGGTACCTGTGGGACATCATTTGCCTGGAAATGTACTTTGGACAAGCACCTAAGGGTCCATGCTGGACATCAACCCATTCTGCCATGA
- the LOC121527928 gene encoding zinc finger protein 239-like, whose amino-acid sequence MFSVERFKGFVHERLTAAAEEIWDVFSTAVVEYEAEINRQRRMLDIVWKPHIHLHRIDVPQQHVCKEEEEVGAEQQLCHQERKSSLDQEEPEPPQIKEEQEGEQLKREETDTMLAPTQEEGEHREADGQHELQLLSCNSYVAENQDPKENKQKDSEITGNSKPRQEKDRKHTDVPHQQPCHQERKSCLDQEEPEPPQMKEEQEGEQIKKEETDMLMLTPTQEEGEHREADGQHEHQLLSCNSHVAENQDPKENKQKDSEVTGKSEPRQERDRKHTDERMHSCESLGKRFKYNFVFKQHMRTRTGGKPFSCSTCEKKFSQKSNFTRHILTHTGTKLYTCDTCGTSFTQKYNLDMHVKIHTDEKPHTCTICTKSFRRKGTLTVHVRRHTGEKPFSCSTCGKRFCQKSEMNKHILIHTGTKPYTCGTCGTSFTQKYHLDMHVKIHTGEKPHTCTICNKSFRQKSTLTVHMKRHTGEKPCPQFPHRTTAPQVRSDRRQATSPTGSVSRARLSGAQP is encoded by the exons atgttttCAGTAGAGAGGTTTAAAGGTTTCGTCCACGAGCGGCTAACTGCTGCAGCTGAGGAAATATGGGACGTTTTTTCAACAGCTGTCGTCGAGTACGAGGCAGAGATCAACCGTCAGCGCAGAATGCTGGACATCGTTTGGAAACCTCACATCCACTTACACAGAATAG ACGTCCCACAGCAACATGtgtgtaaggaggaggaggaggttggggctgagcagcagctctgtcaccaggagaggaagtccagtctggaccaggaggagccagagcctccacagataaaagaggagcaggagggagagCAGCTCAAACGGGAGGAGACTGACACGATGCTGGCTCCTACTCAGGAGGAAGGAGAGCACAGAGAAGCAGATGGACAACATGAACTCCAGCTCCTTTCTTGCAACTCTTATGTTGCTGAGAATCAAGATCCCAAAGAGAACAAGCAGAAAGACTCAGAGATAACTGGAAACTCAAAACCAAGACAagagaaagacaggaaacacacag ACGTCCCACATCAGCAGCCCTGTCACCAGGAGAGGAAGTCCTGTCTGGACCAGGAGGAGCCAGAGCCTCCACAGatgaaagaggagcaggagggagagCAGATCAAAAAGGAGGAGACTGACATGTTGATGCTGACTCCTACTCAGGAGGAAGGAGAGCACAGAGAAGCAGATGGACAACATGAACACCAGCTCCTTTCTTGCAACTCTCATGTTGCTGAGAATCAAGATCCCAAAGAGAACAAGCAGAAAGACTCCGAGGTAACTGGAAAATCAGAACCAAGacaagagagagacaggaaacacacAGATGAGAGGATGCATTCATGTGAATCTTTGGGAAAACGATTTAAATATAACTTTGTATTTAAACAACACATGAGAACACGCACAGGTGGGAAGCCTTTCTCCTGTAGCAcctgtgaaaaaaaattctctCAGAAATCAAATTTTACTCGGCACATTCTTACTCACACAGGTACAAAGCTGTACACCTGTGATACCTGTGGGACATCATTTACACAGAAATATAATTTGGATATGCACGTCAAAATCCATACAGATGAAAAACCACATACCTGCACAATATGCACCAAATCTTTTAGACGTAAAGGTACTTTGACAGTCCACGTGAGaagacacacaggtgagaagcctttttcctgcagcacctgtgggaAAAGATTCTGTCAGAAATCAGAGATGAATAAACACATTCTTATTCACACAGGTACAAAGCCatacacctgtggtacctgtgggacatcattcacacagaaatATCATTTGGATATGCATGTCAAAATCCATACTGGTGAAAAACCACATACCTGCACAATTTGCAACAAATCTTTCAGACAAAAAAGTACTTTGACAGTCCACATGAAaagacacacaggtgagaagccttgcccacaatttccacataggacgactgcgccGCAGGTTCGCTCCGACCGAAGGcaagcgacctcgcccactggcaGTGTGTCTAGAGCGCGGCTCAGCGgtgcgcagccctga
- the LOC121527927 gene encoding zinc finger protein 121-like has protein sequence MFSAERFKAVINQRLTAAAEEIWDVFSTVVVEYEAEINRQRRMLDIVWKPHIHLHRIDVPQQHVCKEEKVVAEQQLCHQERMSSLDQEEPEPSQIKEEQEGEPLKQEETDTLMLTPTQEENEHRESDGQHELQLLSHNSHVAENQDPKENKQKDPEITGKSKPRQERDRKHTDVPQQHVCKEEEVVAKQQLCHQERKSSLDQEEPEPPQIKEEQEGVEETDMLMLTPTQEESEHSEADGQHELQLLSHNSHVAENQDPKENQQKDSEITGKSKPRQEKDIKHTGERLHSCEVCGKGFEYNCILKQHMITHTGEKPFSCGQSFSVKSVMNLHIQSHTGVKPYTCGTFGKKFSDKSRVNHHILTHTGTKPYTCGTCGRSFTGTFDLNQHLKIHTGEKTHTCTICNRSFGLKYLKVHMRRHTGEKPYSCTICGKRFSEKSALNHHTPTHSGTKPYTCDTCGTSFTLKRNLKKHITIHTGEKPHTCTMCNKSFRLKLNLTDHMRRHTGEKPFPCSTCGKRFSRKSNLNTHIRTHTGTKPYTCDACGTSFTQRVHLDRHIKVHADNNV, from the exons ATGTTTTCTGCGGAGAGGTTTAAAGCTGTCATCAACCAGCGGCTAACTGCTGCAGCTGAGGAAATATGGGACGTTTTTTCAACAGTTGTCGTCGAGTACGAGGCAGAGATCAACCGTCAGCGCAGAATGCTGGATATCGTTTGGAAACCTCACATCCACTTACACAGAATAG ACGTCCCACAGCAACATGTGTGTAAGGAGGAGAAGGTTGTGgctgagcagcagctctgtcacCAGGAGAGGATGTCCAGTCTGGACCAGGAGGAGCCAGAGCCTTCACAGattaaagaggagcaggagggagagCCGCTCAAACAGGAGGAGACTGACACGTTGATGCTGACTCCTACTCAAGAGGAAAATGAGCACAGAGAATCAGATGGACAGCATGAACTCCAGCTCCTTTCTCACAACTCTCATGTTGCTGAGAATCAAGATCCCAAAGAGAACAAGCAGAAAGACCCAGAGATAACTGGAAAATCAAAACCAagacaagagagagacagaaaacacacag ACGTCCCACAGCAACATGtgtgtaaggaggaggaggttgtggccaagcagcagctctgtcaccaggagaggaagtccagtctggaccaggaggagccagagcctccacagattaaagaggagcaggagggggTGGAGGAGACTGACATGTTGATGCTGACTCCTACTCAGGAGGAAAGTGAGCACAGTGAAGCAGATGGACAACATGAACTCCAGCTCCTTTCTCACAACTCTCATGTTGCTGAGAATCAAGATCCCAAAGAGAACCAGCAGAAAGACTCAGAGATAACTGGAAAATCAAAACCAAGACAAGAGAAGGACATaaaacacacaggtgagaggctGCATTCATGTGAAGTATGTGGAAAAGGCTTTGAATATAACTGTATATTGAAACAACACATGataacacacacaggtgagaagcctttcTCCTGTGGACAAAGTTTCAGTGTGAAATCAGTAATGAATCTGCACATTCAGAGTCACACAGGTGTAAAGCCATACACCTGTGGCacctttggaaaaaaattctCTGATAAATCACGTGTGAATCATCACATTCTTACTCACACAGGTACAAAGCCGTAcacctgtggtacctgtggAAGATCATTCACAGGGACATTTGATTTGAACCAGCACCTTAAAatccatacaggtgaaaaaaCACATACCTGCACAATTTGCAACAGATCTTTTGGACTTAAATATTTGAAAGTCCACATGAGaagacacacaggtgagaagccgtACTCCTGCACCAtctgtggaaaaagattcagTGAGAAGTCAGCTTTGAATCATCACACTCCTACTCACTCAGGTACAAAGCCATATACCTGTGATACCTGTGGGACATCATTCACACTGAAACGTAATTTGAAAAAACACATAACTatccatacaggtgaaaaaccacataCCTGCACAATGTGCAACAAATCTTTTAGACTTAAACTTAATTTGACAGACCACATGAGaagacacacaggtgagaagcctttcccatgcagcacctgtggaaaaagattcagTCGGAAGTCAAATTTGAATACACACATTCGTACTCACACAGGTACAAAGCCATACACATGTGATGCCTGTGGGACATCATTCACACAGAGAGTGCATTTGGACAGGCACATAAAGGTCCATGCAGACAACAATGTGTAA